The Chitinimonas arctica region GTCGCTTGATCCCTTCCCCTTTTATCCACCATCGGCACCGTGATAGCGTGCGGGCTTGCCTCACAGGGGAAGCAAGCATGGAACAGCAGGTCGTCAAGCCGGGCAGTTGGTTGAGCAGGCTATTTTTGCGGGGAGATGCGTATGGCGCGTGGATGATACGGTCCCGCTCCAGCGTGGAGCAGCGCGACGTGGATATCCTCGACCGCGTGACCCATTCGCCCCGTTCGCTGGGTTTTGCGCTTGGTCTGGTATTGAGCGTGGGCTTGTTGATACTCCTCTGCAACGCCATCGTGGTGGATGAAGTCGCATTATGGCGGGTCGAGGGTCGCTTGCAGTCCCGGTTCAGTTTAGATTGGGCGGCGCCCACCGCGGCGGATTGGTTACGGGCAGGTATCCTCGCTCCCGTGCTGGTCTGGTGCGTGCTGGATATCTGGCTTGGCTACCGCAAGTACCTGGGGAAATTCCGCTACTACTTATTGCAGAGTGTCGGTGTCGCACTGGTCCCTACCGTACTGGCGGCTTTCGTGATGGGTAGCCGGCAGGGGTGGCATTCGGCGATATCGGTGCTGACCATGGCGGGGTTCCTCACCGTGCTATGTACCCTGCTGCTGGTGGCGGCCGTCAGGCTGGTGGCGCATCGCCGCCAGCTGCGGCGCAACGAGGAGCAGGAGCTGCTGCGCGCCGAAGCCGAGAGCGAGCGTTTGGCGCGGCGCTTGAGCGAAGCACATTTACGACTGCTGCAAGCGCAGATCGAACCGCATTTCCTCTTCAATACCCTGGGTGCCGTGCAGCAACTGGCCGAAGCCGGCGCACCGCGTGCGTCTGCCTTGACCGCCAGCCTGATACATTTCCTGCGCGGCAGCATGGCGCAAATGCGCGCCGAGCAGGTCGGCCTAGGCGAAGACTTCATCCTGGTGGAAGCCTATCTGCGGGTCATGCAAGCCCGCCTGGGCGACCGCTTGCGCTTTGCCCTGGCGCTGCCGCAGGAATTGGCAGGACAGCGGATTCCGACCATGATGCTGCTGACCCTGGTGGAGAACGCCATCAAACATGGCATAGAGCCGGCGCTGCGAGGCGGCCGCATCGATCTCCAGGCGTTTGCCTCGGATGGGCAATTGCATGTCCAGGTCAGCGACACCGGCCAAGGTGTGAGCAATCAATCCGATGGTGGCGTGGGCTTGGCGAATATCCGCGAGAGACTGCGCCTGCAATATGGCGATAAGGCGGAACTGCAGATACCGGAAGCGCAGATCGAGGGCTTTACGGCCACACTCCGCTTGCCGTTGGAGTAAACCGGCCATTGCGCCAGGATGGAGACAAGGAACAGCATGCGCACCAAGATATTGATCGCCGAAGACGAACCCCTGATGCGCGAACGGCTGCTCGATCTGCTGCAGCGGAGCTGGCCCGACGCCGAGGTGGTGGCGGCCGCCGAAAACGGCAACGATGCCTGGGACGCCTTCCTGGAGTTCGAACCGCAGGTGGTCTTCCTGGATATCCGCATGCCGGGATTTTCCGGGCTGGAAGTGGCCGCCCGTATCGGTACGGCCGCCCATGTGGTGTTTGTCACGGCTTACGACCAGTATGCCGTCGACGCCTTCGAGGCCGGGGCGGTCGATTACCTGCTCAAACCCATCGAGGCCGATCGGCTAGCCAAGGCGATTGCGCGCATACGCCAGAAACTGGCCACGCCGCCGGCCGACCTGAGCGAGTTGCTGAGCCGCCTCACCACGGCCGCGCCCACCCCTGAGCGCGAGAAGCTGAAATGGCTGAAGGCCACGGTGGGGAAACAAATCAAGCTGATCAAGGTGGAGGACGTATTGTTCTTCCAGAGCGATACCAAGTACACCCGGGTGGTGCTGGCCGACTCCGAAGCCCTGATCCGTACCCCGCTCAAGGATCTGCTGGCCGGGCTGGACAGCGAACTGTTCTGGCAGATCCACCGTGGCACCCTGGTCAATGTGCATGCCATTGCCGCGGCCGAGCGCCTGGACGCCGAACGCATGGTGGTGCTGCTGAAAGGCAGCGAGGAGAGATTAGGCGTGAGCCGGGCGTTTACCTACCGGTTTCGGGAGTAGCGAATTGCAGGTTCGCCAAGGCCGCCCGCTCCGCCGGGCTGGCTTGCTCAGCGCCCCAGCCCCGGCACATAGACCGCCGCGATCCGATAGACAATCTTCGCCACATCCGCATCCGAGCGATTGGTCAGCACGATCACCGTCAGCTTGTCGTCCGGAAAACGGCTGATCTGCGTGGTGAATCCCTGCCACGCACCATCGTGCTCGACTACGCGGTGGCCTTTGAGCTCGAGCACCGACCAAGCGAAACCGTAAGGGGCACTGCTGCCGTCGTTCAGTTTCACCGGTGTCCAACCGGCCTGCTTGCTGGCCGCGCTCAGCGGCTTGTCGCCATTTAGGGCGATATCCCAGCGGGCCAGGTCGCGCGCCGTCAGGTAGAGACTGCCGTCGGCTGTGGCGTTGAGCGTGGGGGAGACCCAGTCCTGGTTCTTGGCGGCACCCTCGACAATATCGTAGCCGGCCGCGCGGTGGGGAACGATATCGCGCTCACTGATCAGGCGGGTGGCCATGCCCAGCGGCTTGAACAGGCGAGTCTGCAATTGTTCGGCGTAGTGGCTGCCGCCCAGCTTGTTGCAGAGGAAGCCAAGCACCTGATAGCCGCTATTGCTGTAGGACCACTTCTCGCCCGGTTCGGACAGTAGCGGCACCGCACCGGCCAGTTGCAGCAGTTGCTCGTCGCTGTAGTCGCGATGCAGGTCGATATGATCGACGGGCTCGTCGCTGATACCGGCGGTATGGGTCAGCAGATGGCGCACCGTGATCTTCCCCCAGTGGGGCGGTACCGATAGATGGGTGGAAATAAGGTCGTCCAGGCCCAGCTTGCCATCCTCCACCAATAGCATGACCAGCGCTGCGGTGAATTGCTTGCCGATGGAACCGGACTGGAACACCGTCGCCGGGGTGACGGGCACGCCGTGCTCGATATTGGCCAGGCCGTAGCCTTGTTCTTTCACGATCCTGCCATCCCTGATGATGGCGATGCCGATACCGGGAATGGATTGCGCCTTCAATTCCTGCCTGACCACCTTATCGACCCGGTCGGCATGTGCCGTTCCCAGGCACAGATAGGCTGCCGCCATCAATGGAAAACCAATGCGCATTCACGACTCCTGCTGGTAGGCCCGTCCCGGTCGGGGCGGGCTGCCGGCAGCTTAACCAAGATGGGTATGGCGTTCCACCCGTGCCTCGGTTTCCATGCTGGCCAAGCCCTGCAGGATGCCACAGTCGGCCAGGGCCTGTTCGGCCTGGCACTGCCGGCGTAGCGTGCTTAGTTGTTGCTTCAGGTGCAATAGCTCATCGATGCGCGCGTCGACATGGCCGATATGGGCATCGAGCAGTTGGTTCACCTGGCCGCAGGCGATGGCCGGCCCGTCGCGCAGCGTCAGCAGCGCGCGGATTTCCTCATGGGTCATATCCAGTACTCGGCAATTGCGGATAAAGCGCAACCTTTCCACATGGGGATTGCCGTAACTGCGGTAGTTGGCTGCAGTCCGCTCCGGTTCGGGCAGCAGGCCTTCCTTTTCGTAGTAGCGGATGGTTTCCACCGTGCAGCGTGCCACTTGGGCCAGTTCACCGATTTTCATTGTGCGTTTCCCTGCAAATGCGTTGCCGCGCTTGACCCTATAGTAGCTTTAGGCTGTTAGATGTAGCAATCGTCAAAAGGATCACCAGCCATGTCTGCCTGCTG contains the following coding sequences:
- a CDS encoding LytR/AlgR family response regulator transcription factor, with protein sequence MRTKILIAEDEPLMRERLLDLLQRSWPDAEVVAAAENGNDAWDAFLEFEPQVVFLDIRMPGFSGLEVAARIGTAAHVVFVTAYDQYAVDAFEAGAVDYLLKPIEADRLAKAIARIRQKLATPPADLSELLSRLTTAAPTPEREKLKWLKATVGKQIKLIKVEDVLFFQSDTKYTRVVLADSEALIRTPLKDLLAGLDSELFWQIHRGTLVNVHAIAAAERLDAERMVVLLKGSEERLGVSRAFTYRFRE
- a CDS encoding sensor histidine kinase codes for the protein MEQQVVKPGSWLSRLFLRGDAYGAWMIRSRSSVEQRDVDILDRVTHSPRSLGFALGLVLSVGLLILLCNAIVVDEVALWRVEGRLQSRFSLDWAAPTAADWLRAGILAPVLVWCVLDIWLGYRKYLGKFRYYLLQSVGVALVPTVLAAFVMGSRQGWHSAISVLTMAGFLTVLCTLLLVAAVRLVAHRRQLRRNEEQELLRAEAESERLARRLSEAHLRLLQAQIEPHFLFNTLGAVQQLAEAGAPRASALTASLIHFLRGSMAQMRAEQVGLGEDFILVEAYLRVMQARLGDRLRFALALPQELAGQRIPTMMLLTLVENAIKHGIEPALRGGRIDLQAFASDGQLHVQVSDTGQGVSNQSDGGVGLANIRERLRLQYGDKAELQIPEAQIEGFTATLRLPLE
- a CDS encoding serine hydrolase domain-containing protein — translated: MRIGFPLMAAAYLCLGTAHADRVDKVVRQELKAQSIPGIGIAIIRDGRIVKEQGYGLANIEHGVPVTPATVFQSGSIGKQFTAALVMLLVEDGKLGLDDLISTHLSVPPHWGKITVRHLLTHTAGISDEPVDHIDLHRDYSDEQLLQLAGAVPLLSEPGEKWSYSNSGYQVLGFLCNKLGGSHYAEQLQTRLFKPLGMATRLISERDIVPHRAAGYDIVEGAAKNQDWVSPTLNATADGSLYLTARDLARWDIALNGDKPLSAASKQAGWTPVKLNDGSSAPYGFAWSVLELKGHRVVEHDGAWQGFTTQISRFPDDKLTVIVLTNRSDADVAKIVYRIAAVYVPGLGR
- the cadR gene encoding Cd(II)/Pb(II)-responsive transcriptional regulator; amino-acid sequence: MKIGELAQVARCTVETIRYYEKEGLLPEPERTAANYRSYGNPHVERLRFIRNCRVLDMTHEEIRALLTLRDGPAIACGQVNQLLDAHIGHVDARIDELLHLKQQLSTLRRQCQAEQALADCGILQGLASMETEARVERHTHLG